A portion of the Phycisphaerales bacterium genome contains these proteins:
- a CDS encoding cytochrome c3 family protein, which produces MSVRFPVWMNVLPTVGAIGGALGLIAAISIVTYYFTPKYWEVGYMPTQPGSGFSHQIHAGKLGMDCRYCHTHVEKSAEANVPPVSTCMGCHTDGMLAPAYDPKEKVEFVRTAWTEDASIPWERIHKLPDYVRNFPHHVHVNAGVSCYSCHGQIEAMPVVYQAEALSMSWCLDCHRGIGDAMDGHDDPAMYLVPHDKVTDLEWVETTWLGDMAGTQAQTASVQAVLEGIRQMPPENCGACHY; this is translated from the coding sequence GTGTCCGTTCGATTCCCCGTCTGGATGAACGTGCTGCCCACGGTGGGCGCGATCGGTGGGGCCCTGGGCCTGATCGCCGCCATTTCCATCGTGACGTACTACTTCACGCCCAAGTACTGGGAGGTGGGTTACATGCCCACCCAGCCAGGCTCGGGCTTCAGCCACCAGATCCACGCCGGCAAGCTCGGCATGGACTGCCGCTATTGCCACACGCACGTGGAGAAGTCGGCCGAGGCAAACGTGCCCCCCGTGTCGACGTGCATGGGCTGCCACACCGATGGCATGCTCGCGCCGGCGTACGACCCCAAGGAGAAGGTCGAGTTCGTTCGGACCGCATGGACCGAGGATGCGTCGATTCCCTGGGAGCGCATCCACAAGCTGCCCGACTACGTGCGCAACTTCCCGCACCACGTGCACGTCAACGCAGGCGTGAGCTGCTACTCGTGCCACGGCCAGATCGAAGCCATGCCCGTGGTCTATCAGGCCGAGGCATTGAGCATGAGCTGGTGCTTGGACTGCCACCGCGGCATCGGCGACGCCATGGATGGGCACGACGACCCCGCGATGTATCTCGTGCCCCACGACAAGGTCACCGACCTGGAGTGGGTCGAGACCACCTGGCTCGGTGACATGGCCGGGACTCAGGCCCAGACCGCCAGCGTCCAGGCCGTTCTCGAGGGCATCCGTCAGATGCCCCCGGAGAACTGCGGCGCCTGCCACTACTAG